From one Rhopalosiphum padi isolate XX-2018 chromosome 2, ASM2088224v1, whole genome shotgun sequence genomic stretch:
- the LOC132919392 gene encoding uncharacterized protein LOC132919392, protein MSFFSLVLTPNDVNSCINMFRQHTETLCPKCGINKTVKVKKTLRLTMAVIDIDYGAFIRRPMDWPFEYETPQFVLNNRFKFTLKMKSSANEQEVIICHLHEGNKYQSNIDVQLDSGSSVVFSCQQTCSIHLSGYYLN, encoded by the coding sequence atgtcttttttttcattagttttgACACCAAATGATGTGAATTCGTGTATAAATATGTTTCGACAACATACAGAGACTTTATGTCCCAAATGTGGTATcaataaaactgtaaaagtaaaaaagacTTTACGTCTAACCATGGCTGTTATAGATATTGATTATGGAGCATTTATTAGACGACCAATGGACTGGCCATTTGAATATGAGACGCCTCAATTTGTGTTGAACAACAGATTtaaattcactttaaaaatgaaatcatCCGCAAACGAACAAGAGGTAATAATATGTCACTTACATGAAGGCAATAAATACCAATCAAATATAGATGTACAATTAGATTCTGGATCAAGTGTTGTGTTTTCTTGTCAACAAACATGTAGCATACATCTTAGTGGTTATTACTTGAATTGA